The following proteins are encoded in a genomic region of Limosilactobacillus reuteri subsp. reuteri:
- a CDS encoding AAA family ATPase: MRNPFNPSFGIQPTVLLDREEVQSKLVKDIKALDTPYRTTLIYGNRGVGKTVFMNSVGKQIDQDPTWITIHLIIGDNMVGRLAEMIYQQSTNKIKKIFDQLSDINFEIGGLGLKFTLNDKQTSNYQLVLKKMLKILEKNNQKVLVMIDEAQEVTGMVELASVYQVMISEGLPISIIMTGLPKNVQDLQNNHVLTF, encoded by the coding sequence ATGAGAAATCCGTTTAATCCAAGTTTTGGTATTCAACCAACTGTGTTATTAGATCGCGAAGAAGTACAATCAAAATTGGTTAAAGACATTAAAGCGCTTGATACTCCTTATCGAACTACTTTGATTTATGGAAATCGTGGAGTTGGAAAAACAGTTTTTATGAATTCTGTTGGCAAACAGATTGATCAAGATCCGACGTGGATAACTATTCATTTAATTATTGGAGATAATATGGTGGGGCGTTTGGCTGAAATGATTTACCAACAATCAACAAATAAAATTAAAAAAATATTTGACCAACTCTCCGATATTAATTTTGAAATTGGTGGATTAGGCTTAAAATTCACTCTTAATGATAAACAAACATCAAATTATCAACTTGTATTAAAGAAAATGTTAAAAATATTAGAAAAAAATAATCAGAAAGTATTGGTAATGATTGATGAAGCTCAAGAAGTAACGGGAATGGTTGAATTAGCATCAGTATATCAAGTCATGATTAGTGAGGGGCTACCCATCTCAATAATCATGACTGGATTACCCAAAAATGTTCAAGACTTGCAAAATAATCATGTATTAACATTCTAA
- a CDS encoding dihydrolipoyl dehydrogenase family protein, protein MNMKKYDDILIGSGPAAYKMANLLAKTDRKVLVIEGFEYGGTCPNYGCEPKIFLEGAARTVLQSQQLLGRGISQPAKLDWEALMQTKLKRFDPWPGETRDIIKKSYDIEDGYASFVDNHTITVNGHQYRADHIIIATGQTPNILDIPGKEYLYTSYDLLSLKELPQRITIIGAGFVGLELATLVAAAGAEVTIVVHSDRVLREFTKAEDEVLVNAMKQRGIKFSFNTDTQKVSQRKDGLLVITNHGEVQADYVLDATGRHPNIEKLALENTDIEYDRHGINVDDHLMTTVDGVYAIGDVVNRKQPKLTPVAEFEGQYLFDYLTGKTDQDIVYPTIGQAAFTFPEVARAGVNPDDVTGDSQYQVKTVSLKYGSLYAGQNDQISTLTLVFKDQQLVGASEIGDYAADDINNFLPIIGLKINGDEYRQKVMAIYPTLGDKVAGLLP, encoded by the coding sequence ATGAACATGAAAAAGTATGATGATATTCTGATCGGATCAGGACCAGCAGCCTATAAAATGGCTAATCTTTTGGCTAAAACCGACCGTAAAGTATTGGTAATCGAGGGCTTCGAATATGGGGGCACTTGTCCTAATTATGGATGCGAGCCCAAAATTTTTCTGGAGGGAGCAGCCCGGACTGTCCTCCAATCTCAGCAACTTCTTGGTCGAGGCATTAGTCAACCAGCAAAATTAGATTGGGAAGCATTAATGCAGACTAAGCTTAAGCGGTTTGATCCATGGCCAGGTGAAACTCGCGATATTATTAAGAAAAGTTATGATATTGAAGACGGCTACGCAAGTTTCGTTGATAACCATACTATTACTGTAAATGGTCACCAATACCGGGCTGATCATATTATTATTGCGACGGGGCAAACACCAAATATTCTGGATATTCCTGGTAAAGAATATCTTTATACCAGTTATGACCTCCTCTCGTTAAAAGAACTTCCACAACGGATTACGATAATCGGTGCTGGCTTTGTGGGCTTAGAGTTAGCAACCCTTGTAGCAGCTGCTGGCGCTGAAGTAACAATCGTTGTTCATTCTGACCGCGTCCTTCGTGAATTTACAAAGGCGGAAGATGAAGTGCTAGTTAATGCGATGAAGCAACGGGGAATAAAATTTAGCTTTAATACTGATACCCAAAAAGTAAGTCAAAGGAAAGATGGCTTGCTCGTTATAACTAATCATGGTGAAGTACAAGCTGACTATGTACTTGATGCAACTGGTCGTCATCCAAATATCGAAAAATTAGCGCTTGAAAATACTGATATTGAATATGATCGTCATGGTATTAATGTCGACGATCACTTGATGACAACGGTTGACGGGGTGTACGCAATTGGGGATGTTGTTAATCGGAAACAACCTAAATTAACACCGGTCGCTGAATTTGAGGGTCAATATCTTTTTGACTATTTAACAGGTAAAACGGATCAAGATATTGTTTACCCGACAATTGGTCAAGCAGCCTTTACCTTCCCAGAGGTTGCCCGTGCCGGTGTTAATCCAGATGATGTCACTGGTGACTCACAATATCAAGTTAAGACAGTTTCACTAAAATATGGTAGTCTTTACGCGGGCCAAAACGATCAAATCAGTACCCTTACTTTAGTCTTTAAAGATCAGCAATTGGTAGGGGCAAGTGAAATTGGCGATTATGCGGCTGATGATATTAATAACTTCTTGCCAATTATTGGTTTGAAGATTAATGGGGATGAGTATCGCCAAAAAGTAATGGCGATTTATCCAACGTTAGGTGATAAGGTTGCTGGGTTGTTGCCTTAA
- a CDS encoding nitroreductase, with translation MELQDAINQRHSIRQFTDKPVEKKMITKIVELAQRAPSWVNSQPWQVYCAMGDTLQEIKNAYRDQDIAGNQGNSDLPVMSREDWAPQTQDNMKQWRHGIVHHFANFDEAHEKMTNASNTLYDSPVILYITIPKASPDWSIFDAGLFAENIMLAATAYGLGTIPTYNSVRFPAILHQTLDVPDDERFIVGISLGYSADTTINSYHSERRPVNEILHFN, from the coding sequence ATGGAATTACAAGATGCAATTAATCAACGCCATTCAATTCGTCAATTTACGGACAAACCCGTTGAAAAGAAAATGATTACTAAAATTGTTGAATTAGCTCAACGTGCTCCATCATGGGTAAACTCTCAACCTTGGCAAGTATATTGTGCGATGGGCGATACATTACAAGAAATTAAGAATGCTTATCGTGATCAAGATATTGCAGGTAACCAAGGGAATTCAGATTTGCCAGTGATGAGCCGTGAAGATTGGGCACCGCAAACCCAAGATAATATGAAGCAATGGCGGCATGGAATTGTTCATCATTTTGCTAATTTCGATGAGGCACATGAAAAGATGACAAATGCCAGCAATACTTTATATGATTCGCCAGTAATTCTTTATATTACTATTCCTAAAGCTTCACCAGATTGGTCGATTTTTGATGCGGGCTTATTTGCTGAAAACATCATGTTAGCAGCAACTGCTTATGGTTTAGGAACGATTCCAACCTATAACAGTGTTCGTTTCCCAGCTATTCTTCATCAAACTTTAGATGTGCCAGACGATGAACGGTTTATTGTTGGTATCTCGCTTGGATATTCGGCTGATACGACAATTAATAGCTACCATTCAGAGCGTCGTCCTGTAAATGAAATTTTACATTTTAACTAA
- a CDS encoding ammonium transporter, producing the protein MLKVNTLFIMTASILVLLMTPGLAFFYGGLVNRRHANNMLLTVFMMCGLAVILWITVGYSLSFSGNHWGIVGNLNNILMIHVPIDAITKTGIPIGDYAMFMMMFAIITPAIFCGSVVGHGRFNFLVMFTICWSIFVYYPLVHMVWAPHGLLARLGAVDFAGGLVVHVNAGITALILSAWVGRRKDVRSQRNNLSWVLIGTALLWIGWYGFNAGSALAVNDTAVQAMLTTTISCSSAMVTWMLLDRYQFNHVTLAGVCNGAITGLVAITPGAGYVTLGGSMIIGIVGAIVSQYFITKIKPQLPIDDVVDAFGCHGVSGIWGSIATGIFASHQISHLVPNGLLFGGGLHLLLVQIFVTLLTIIFIGVMDIILIKLLSIILPVSIDNEKLAAIQSK; encoded by the coding sequence ATGTTAAAAGTTAATACATTATTTATCATGACCGCCAGTATTCTCGTGTTATTGATGACACCAGGACTGGCTTTTTTCTATGGTGGTCTAGTCAATCGGCGCCACGCTAATAACATGTTGCTAACTGTTTTTATGATGTGTGGCTTAGCCGTGATTCTCTGGATTACAGTAGGCTATTCTCTTTCATTTTCCGGCAACCATTGGGGAATAGTCGGAAATTTAAATAATATATTAATGATTCATGTGCCAATCGATGCTATCACTAAAACCGGTATTCCAATTGGTGATTATGCAATGTTTATGATGATGTTTGCAATTATTACCCCGGCAATCTTTTGTGGATCGGTCGTCGGTCACGGACGCTTTAATTTTTTAGTAATGTTTACCATTTGCTGGTCTATCTTTGTTTACTACCCCCTTGTCCATATGGTTTGGGCACCACATGGACTATTAGCAAGATTAGGGGCAGTTGACTTTGCTGGTGGATTAGTTGTTCATGTAAATGCGGGGATAACGGCCTTAATCCTTTCAGCCTGGGTTGGTCGACGGAAAGATGTTCGTTCTCAACGCAATAATTTATCGTGGGTATTAATTGGAACAGCCCTTTTATGGATTGGTTGGTACGGCTTTAACGCTGGTTCGGCCCTCGCCGTTAATGATACGGCCGTGCAAGCCATGTTAACAACGACCATCTCATGTTCAAGTGCAATGGTAACATGGATGTTATTGGATCGTTATCAGTTTAATCATGTTACCCTAGCTGGTGTCTGTAACGGTGCAATTACCGGTTTAGTAGCAATCACTCCTGGAGCAGGTTACGTTACACTAGGTGGTTCAATGATTATTGGAATAGTCGGTGCAATCGTTAGCCAATACTTTATTACTAAGATCAAACCACAACTGCCAATTGATGATGTTGTTGATGCATTCGGTTGCCATGGAGTTAGTGGTATCTGGGGAAGTATTGCAACTGGTATTTTTGCTAGCCATCAGATCAGTCATCTAGTACCTAATGGGCTTTTATTTGGTGGCGGTTTGCACCTTTTGCTTGTTCAAATCTTCGTTACCTTATTGACAATTATATTTATCGGTGTGATGGATATTATCTTAATAAAACTGCTCTCAATTATTTTACCGGTTTCGATTGATAATGAAAAACTGGCGGCAATTCAAAGTAAGTGA
- a CDS encoding GNAT family N-acetyltransferase codes for MTNNDTRIELVTTVTPEHWDLLLSADPSKKLVQNYLQSGMLFVQSKDGHPIAVMVLQELTSDKLEIKNIAVDPRLENQGIATRLLQDAVHFAKVHHYQQLQIGTGSTSFKQLYLYQKIGFRVTEIKRNFFVKNYVQPIHENGLLLRDMLVLTLAISDYYS; via the coding sequence ATGACTAATAACGATACAAGGATAGAATTAGTAACGACAGTAACTCCTGAACATTGGGATTTGCTTCTCAGTGCTGATCCAAGTAAGAAATTAGTTCAAAATTATCTGCAATCAGGGATGCTTTTCGTACAGTCTAAAGATGGTCATCCTATTGCTGTAATGGTTTTGCAAGAACTTACATCGGATAAATTAGAAATAAAGAATATTGCTGTTGATCCACGGCTTGAAAATCAAGGAATAGCAACCAGGCTATTGCAGGATGCCGTTCACTTTGCAAAGGTACATCATTATCAACAATTGCAAATTGGTACTGGGAGTACGAGCTTTAAGCAGTTATACCTTTACCAGAAAATAGGTTTTCGCGTTACTGAGATTAAAAGGAACTTTTTTGTTAAAAATTACGTACAACCTATTCACGAAAATGGTCTATTGTTACGGGACATGTTGGTGCTAACATTAGCTATCTCAGATTATTATTCCTGA